From a region of the Luteolibacter arcticus genome:
- a CDS encoding M28 family peptidase: MKRRTILPIYLLVLLLIAAAIVLKSKAQKTTGEEPAKPAVQAKFEIVGNRVKFLPIHKDLAGRFTGAKAFEHVAALSKLGPRPPASAGYQSALAYLEKEFKAAGWITARQKFTARTPTGEIAFTNLLARFRDPVTPWASSTPVLIGGHLDSKRMANFSFVGANDGGSSTGVILELAQVLATDPESAAKVEFVLFDGEEALGESITPTDGLYGSKHFARGLMTRETRPSLGIVLDLVGDDDHDFYYNPETPRSFATAVENAARESGLNKLRRSQGAIIDDHIPLQEAGLPCLHLIGDFMNMPYWHKPGDTMDVIDADALKKTGRTTLRFLSSLAP, encoded by the coding sequence GTGAAACGGCGCACCATTCTGCCCATCTACCTGTTGGTTCTCCTCCTGATTGCCGCGGCGATCGTGTTGAAGAGCAAAGCCCAGAAAACCACCGGCGAAGAACCCGCCAAGCCTGCGGTTCAGGCCAAATTCGAAATCGTCGGGAACCGCGTCAAGTTCCTGCCGATCCACAAGGATCTCGCCGGCCGGTTCACGGGAGCCAAGGCGTTCGAGCACGTTGCAGCCCTCAGCAAGCTGGGGCCCCGCCCACCTGCGAGCGCCGGATATCAATCGGCTCTCGCTTACTTGGAAAAGGAGTTCAAGGCCGCGGGCTGGATCACCGCCCGGCAAAAATTCACCGCCCGCACTCCCACGGGTGAAATCGCCTTCACCAATTTGCTCGCTCGATTCCGCGATCCGGTGACCCCATGGGCGAGTTCCACTCCGGTCCTGATCGGAGGACACCTCGACAGCAAGCGGATGGCCAACTTTTCATTCGTCGGTGCCAACGACGGCGGATCGTCCACCGGTGTCATCCTCGAACTGGCGCAGGTACTGGCCACCGATCCCGAATCCGCCGCCAAGGTGGAGTTCGTCCTGTTCGATGGCGAGGAAGCCCTCGGCGAGAGCATCACTCCCACCGACGGGCTCTATGGCAGCAAGCACTTCGCCCGTGGCCTGATGACCCGCGAGACCCGCCCATCGCTAGGCATCGTGCTCGACCTCGTCGGCGACGACGACCACGACTTCTACTACAATCCCGAAACCCCGCGGTCCTTTGCGACCGCCGTGGAAAATGCCGCCCGGGAATCCGGATTGAACAAGCTCCGCCGCTCGCAGGGTGCGATCATCGACGACCACATCCCGCTCCAGGAAGCCGGCCTGCCCTGCCTCCATCTCATCGGCGACTTCATGAACATGCCCTACTGGCACAAGCCGGGCGACACGATGGACGTCATCGATGCCGACGCGCTGAAGAAAACCGGACGGACGACGTTGCGGTTTCTTTCGTCGTTAGCTCCCTGA
- a CDS encoding SET domain-containing protein has product MTTTRHMGKKSKKLQEEAALYKKLKALWARGLSQSCEVRDSAIHGRGVYATRAIPSGEKIIEYVGELIDKDESERRAWAQHAKAQATGDAAVYIFTLTDHLDIDGNVPWNTARLINHSCEPNCEAWIDGKRIFIHALRNVKEGEELTFDYAFDVSCYEDHPCLCGRKGCVGYIVSREQWPQLKEILAAKKG; this is encoded by the coding sequence GTGACGACCACCAGACACATGGGCAAGAAATCGAAGAAGCTCCAGGAGGAAGCCGCATTGTACAAGAAGCTCAAAGCCCTCTGGGCGCGCGGGCTAAGCCAATCGTGCGAGGTGCGGGATTCCGCGATCCACGGTCGTGGCGTCTATGCGACCCGCGCCATACCCTCGGGTGAAAAGATCATCGAGTATGTCGGCGAGCTGATCGACAAGGATGAGAGCGAGCGCCGCGCGTGGGCTCAGCATGCCAAGGCGCAGGCCACCGGCGATGCCGCAGTGTATATCTTCACGCTGACCGATCACCTGGACATCGACGGCAACGTGCCGTGGAATACGGCGCGCCTCATCAATCACTCCTGTGAGCCGAATTGCGAGGCGTGGATCGATGGCAAGCGCATCTTCATCCACGCGCTGCGCAATGTGAAGGAAGGCGAGGAGCTGACCTTCGACTACGCCTTCGATGTTTCCTGCTACGAGGATCATCCTTGTCTCTGCGGCCGGAAAGGCTGCGTCGGCTACATCGTCAGCCGGGAGCAGTGGCCGCAGTTGAAGGAGATCCTCGCCGCGAAGAAGGGCTGA
- a CDS encoding ParB/RepB/Spo0J family partition protein, which yields MSKPALGKGLGALIRKQTGAPAQEASAGNDGQGRAREVPIDKVVPSPLQPRTTFIETPLDELVESIRQHGIIQPLIVRLVNGNYELIAGERRWRASKKLGLATVPIIEREASDRDVLEMALIENLQREDLNAIEEASGYVRLAKEFAMKQDEIAARVGKSRASVANAMRLLDLHPDVQLLVAQGRISVGHGKAILSIKDKDAQLLASDQILKKGLNVRAAEKLAQGFDPAGGIDEGKPKGAASTPAAPDAHFRALQNKLRDRFATHVAIHQGAKKGKIELEYYGDDDLQRLLDLLGIDDL from the coding sequence ATGTCGAAACCGGCTCTCGGAAAAGGCCTCGGTGCCCTGATTCGCAAACAAACCGGCGCTCCTGCCCAGGAAGCATCAGCCGGTAATGATGGCCAAGGCCGCGCCCGCGAAGTTCCGATCGACAAGGTCGTTCCGAGCCCGCTCCAGCCGCGCACCACTTTCATCGAGACGCCGCTCGACGAACTCGTCGAATCGATCCGCCAGCACGGCATCATCCAGCCGCTCATCGTTCGTCTCGTTAACGGCAACTACGAGCTCATCGCCGGTGAACGCCGCTGGCGTGCCTCGAAGAAGCTCGGCCTCGCCACGGTCCCCATCATCGAGCGTGAAGCGTCTGACCGCGACGTGCTGGAAATGGCGCTCATCGAGAACCTCCAGCGCGAGGATCTCAACGCCATCGAAGAAGCCTCCGGCTACGTGCGCCTCGCCAAGGAATTCGCGATGAAGCAGGACGAGATCGCCGCCCGTGTCGGCAAGTCCCGCGCCAGCGTCGCGAATGCAATGCGCCTGCTCGACCTCCATCCGGACGTCCAGCTCCTCGTCGCCCAAGGCCGCATCAGCGTGGGCCATGGCAAGGCCATCCTCTCGATCAAGGACAAGGACGCCCAGCTCCTCGCCTCCGACCAGATTCTCAAGAAGGGCCTCAACGTCCGCGCCGCGGAGAAGCTCGCCCAGGGCTTCGATCCCGCCGGTGGCATTGACGAAGGCAAGCCGAAGGGAGCCGCCTCCACCCCGGCCGCGCCTGATGCCCACTTCCGCGCGCTGCAGAACAAGTTGCGCGACCGCTTCGCCACCCATGTGGCCATTCATCAGGGCGCGAAGAAGGGCAAGATCGAGCTCGAGTACTACGGCGACGACGATCTTCAGCGCCTGCTCGACCTGCTGGGCATCGACGATCTCTGA
- the ybeY gene encoding rRNA maturation RNase YbeY: MCPELIVGNNQVRTEIPEAWLTALEKGGSLAAKEILASHLVTQNAPLPEHECVEVALVDDETSARVHEQFMGIEGETDVITFHHGEIVIGVEVAFRQAAENGEPPLRELFRYIVHGLLHLAGHEDEEPADRQRMEAAQEPLVTRLWPMVEG, translated from the coding sequence ATGTGCCCGGAACTCATTGTCGGTAACAACCAAGTGCGCACCGAGATCCCGGAGGCGTGGCTGACCGCGCTGGAAAAGGGCGGGTCGCTTGCGGCGAAGGAGATCCTGGCCAGCCATCTCGTCACCCAAAACGCGCCGCTGCCGGAGCACGAGTGCGTGGAAGTCGCGCTGGTGGACGACGAAACCAGTGCGCGGGTGCATGAGCAATTCATGGGGATCGAAGGCGAGACCGATGTGATCACCTTCCACCACGGCGAGATCGTCATCGGCGTGGAAGTTGCCTTCCGCCAAGCCGCGGAGAACGGCGAGCCACCGCTGCGCGAGCTATTCCGCTACATCGTCCACGGCCTGCTGCATCTGGCTGGTCATGAGGACGAGGAGCCCGCAGACCGTCAGCGCATGGAAGCCGCGCAAGAGCCGCTGGTGACGCGGCTGTGGCCGATGGTGGAGGGGTGA